One region of Bacteroidota bacterium genomic DNA includes:
- a CDS encoding N-6 DNA methylase, whose amino-acid sequence MFEQTFKNIDDILHKDAGCGSELDYVEQTSWVLFLKYLDDLERDKKTAAELSGKAYTAIIKPEFQWTKWAAPKTKDGKLDHQKALTGDDLEEFVNNKLFPYLKKFKTDAESADTIEYKIGEIFSELKNRIQSGYNLREVINRIDELRFRTHAEKHEMSHLYEGKIQNMGNAGRNGGEYYTPRPLIKTIVKVVAPEIGQKIYDGAAGSAGFLVEAFEYLKQSRKLSTSDVTTLQKKTFYGKEKKSLAYIIGIMNMILHGIEAPNIVHTNTLTENLSDIQEKNRFDIILANPPFGGKERAEVQQNFPIKTGETASLFLQHFIKMLKAGGKAGIIIKNTFLSNTDNASISLRKLLLESCTLHTVLDLPGGTFTGAGVKTVVLFFEKGAPTKKTWFYQLNLDRNLGKTNPLNENDLADFVKLQKTKANSENSWTVNVKDIDQTTFDLSVKNPNKKEEATLREPQKILEEMKALDEESAEILNSISELL is encoded by the coding sequence ATGTTCGAACAAACCTTCAAAAACATCGACGACATCCTTCACAAGGATGCGGGATGTGGGAGTGAACTGGATTACGTGGAACAAACATCCTGGGTCTTGTTCCTGAAGTATCTCGATGACCTGGAACGAGACAAGAAGACGGCGGCCGAACTTTCGGGGAAGGCTTACACCGCCATTATCAAACCCGAATTTCAATGGACGAAGTGGGCTGCGCCCAAGACCAAGGATGGCAAGCTCGATCACCAGAAGGCCCTGACGGGCGACGATCTGGAAGAGTTCGTGAACAACAAGTTGTTTCCTTATCTCAAGAAATTCAAGACCGACGCGGAAAGCGCGGATACCATCGAATACAAAATCGGGGAGATCTTCAGCGAACTGAAAAATCGGATTCAAAGCGGATACAACCTGCGGGAAGTGATCAACCGCATTGATGAACTGCGCTTCCGGACCCATGCCGAAAAGCACGAGATGAGTCACCTCTACGAGGGGAAGATCCAGAACATGGGCAACGCGGGACGTAATGGCGGCGAATATTACACGCCTCGTCCGCTCATCAAGACCATCGTAAAAGTAGTGGCACCTGAAATCGGGCAGAAGATTTACGACGGCGCCGCGGGTTCGGCGGGATTCCTTGTGGAAGCTTTTGAATACTTGAAGCAGAGCCGTAAACTCTCCACTTCCGATGTGACTACGCTTCAGAAAAAAACATTTTACGGCAAGGAAAAAAAATCCCTGGCTTATATCATCGGAATCATGAACATGATTCTGCACGGTATCGAAGCGCCGAATATCGTACACACGAATACGCTCACCGAAAACCTCAGCGACATACAGGAGAAAAACCGCTTCGATATTATCCTGGCAAATCCTCCCTTCGGCGGAAAGGAACGCGCCGAAGTACAACAGAACTTCCCGATTAAAACCGGCGAAACGGCTTCACTCTTTTTGCAACACTTCATTAAGATGTTGAAGGCGGGAGGGAAAGCCGGCATTATTATTAAGAACACCTTCCTCAGCAATACCGACAACGCCTCCATCAGCCTGCGCAAACTGCTTTTGGAAAGTTGCACGCTGCATACCGTACTTGATTTGCCGGGCGGAACATTTACGGGTGCCGGAGTGAAAACCGTTGTCTTGTTCTTTGAAAAAGGTGCGCCGACGAAGAAAACATGGTTCTACCAGCTCAACCTTGACAGGAACTTAGGAAAGACGAATCCTCTCAACGAAAACGACCTTGCCGACTTTGTTAAACTCCAAAAGACAAAAGCAAACAGCGAAAATTCATGGACGGTAAATGTAAAAGACATCGACCAAACCACCTTCGACTTGAGCGTGAAGAACCCAAACAAAAAGGAAGAAGCTACGCTTCGTGAGCCGCAGAAAATATTAGAGGAGATGAAAGCCCTCGATGAGGAGAGTGCGGAGATTTTGAACTCAATTTCTGAATTACTATGA
- a CDS encoding restriction endonuclease subunit S, with protein MKPGWECKRLGEMCEKISRGISPIYVEKNGVVVLNQKCIRDHKLNFEPARRHDDTSKPVGSDKFIRIGDVLVNSTGEGTLGRVAQVKNLPFDRITVDSHVSIVRPLKDKFYLDFFGYALIYIENEIEKSGAGASGQTELARSVLENQFNLTYPIHLLEQKRIVSILDQAFAAIDKAKANAEKNLKNAREVFESYLQGVFENKGDDWKEKTLGEVCEFRNGQAHEQHIDEKGKYILVNSKFISSDGEKGKRTNNALSPLFIGDIVFVMSDVPNGKALAKCFLIDKNDTYTLNQRIGAICSKVFDNDFLVYQFNRHKYLLSFNNGENQTNLRKNDILNCPLYIPQLAEQKTIVKKLDDLSSETKKLEVIYQNKITDLEELKKSILQKPFPEN; from the coding sequence ATGAAGCCTGGCTGGGAGTGTAAAAGACTCGGAGAAATGTGCGAAAAAATATCAAGAGGGATTTCTCCAATATATGTAGAGAAGAATGGTGTTGTTGTTCTCAATCAAAAATGCATTCGAGATCATAAATTAAATTTCGAACCCGCAAGGAGACATGACGATACAAGTAAACCTGTGGGTTCTGATAAGTTTATAAGGATTGGCGATGTTTTAGTCAATTCAACTGGGGAAGGAACTCTTGGGAGAGTTGCTCAAGTTAAAAATTTGCCTTTTGATAGAATAACAGTTGATTCGCATGTTTCAATAGTGCGTCCACTTAAAGATAAGTTTTACCTCGATTTTTTCGGCTATGCTTTAATTTATATAGAAAATGAAATAGAGAAAAGTGGTGCTGGTGCCAGCGGCCAAACTGAACTAGCAAGATCAGTATTAGAAAATCAATTCAATCTTACCTACCCAATACATCTCCTCGAACAAAAACGCATCGTCTCCATCTTAGACCAAGCCTTCGCCGCCATCGACAAAGCTAAAGCGAATGCGGAGAAAAATCTGAAGAATGCGAGGGAGGTGTTTGAGAGTTATTTGCAGGGGGTGTTTGAGAATAAAGGCGACGATTGGAAGGAGAAAACACTAGGAGAGGTTTGTGAATTTCGCAATGGGCAAGCGCACGAACAACATATTGATGAAAAGGGAAAGTACATTCTTGTGAATTCCAAGTTCATTTCTTCTGATGGCGAAAAAGGTAAGCGAACAAATAATGCTCTCTCTCCTTTGTTTATAGGAGACATTGTCTTTGTAATGAGTGATGTTCCCAACGGCAAAGCACTTGCTAAGTGTTTTTTAATTGATAAAAATGACACCTACACATTAAATCAACGAATTGGAGCTATTTGTTCAAAGGTGTTTGATAATGATTTTTTAGTTTACCAGTTTAATAGACATAAATATTTGTTGAGTTTCAATAATGGAGAAAATCAAACAAATTTGCGTAAAAACGACATCTTGAATTGTCCCTTATACATTCCCCAACTCGCGGAACAAAAAACTATTGTGAAAAAACTCGATGATCTTTCCTCTGAGACAAAAAAGCTGGAAGTTATTTACCAAAATAAAATCACTGATTTGGAAGAATTAAAAAAATCCATCCTCCAAAAGCCTTTTCCGGAGAATTGA
- the tcmP gene encoding three-Cys-motif partner protein TcmP, giving the protein MTTKQNNFFNEPAGEWGGPWTEKKLEAFSKYVSSYLIIMKKNPFWKTIYFDGFAGSGTREMQTNSEIYKQLKITEEEERTYKGAAEQVLGLQGLGFDYYYFIDKKEESLNKLAAKLGDRFIEKKIVYRPGDANLQISELAKALKTNEFAALVFLDPFGMQIDWSSIADLEGTRSDVWILIPTGVIVNRLLDRACKLEFSDKLESFFGLPIEEIKSYFYKSEIRPTLFGEEEIITKVSQPIEKIARLYAERMKTIWQYVTEEPMVLKNRNGVPLFHFVFASNNRNAKKIAKEIIQNI; this is encoded by the coding sequence ATGACAACTAAGCAAAATAATTTCTTCAATGAGCCGGCCGGGGAATGGGGCGGTCCATGGACGGAAAAGAAGCTGGAAGCTTTTTCAAAGTATGTATCGTCCTACCTTATCATTATGAAGAAAAATCCATTTTGGAAAACCATTTATTTTGATGGTTTTGCCGGAAGCGGCACCAGGGAAATGCAAACTAATTCAGAAATTTATAAACAACTTAAAATTACTGAAGAAGAAGAAAGAACCTACAAGGGAGCTGCTGAACAAGTGCTTGGATTGCAGGGTTTAGGTTTTGACTATTACTATTTCATTGATAAAAAGGAAGAGTCGCTTAATAAGCTAGCTGCAAAACTCGGTGATAGATTTATAGAGAAGAAAATAGTTTACAGGCCTGGAGACGCAAATCTTCAAATTTCTGAACTTGCAAAGGCATTAAAGACAAACGAATTTGCTGCCCTTGTTTTTCTTGATCCTTTTGGAATGCAGATAGATTGGTCTTCTATTGCAGATTTAGAAGGAACCCGATCTGATGTTTGGATTTTAATTCCTACCGGTGTTATTGTTAACCGTCTGCTTGACAGGGCGTGCAAGTTGGAATTCAGCGATAAACTTGAATCATTTTTTGGTTTGCCGATTGAAGAAATAAAATCATATTTCTACAAATCAGAGATAAGGCCTACGTTGTTTGGTGAAGAAGAAATTATTACGAAAGTATCACAACCTATTGAAAAGATTGCACGCTTGTATGCTGAAAGAATGAAAACTATCTGGCAATATGTAACGGAAGAGCCGATGGTATTGAAGAATCGGAATGGTGTACCACTATTTCATTTTGTTTTTGCTTCCAATAATAGGAATGCGAAGAAAATTGCGAAAGAGATAATCCAAAATATTTAG
- a CDS encoding phage Gp37/Gp68 family protein produces the protein MAQTSIEWTELTWNPTTGCTKISAGCKFCYAEVMSKRLQAMGVQKYKDAFEVRTHPENLNIPYTWKKAKIVFVNSMSDLFHEDIPLTFIRKVFDVMNDNPQHVFQVLTKRAERLFTVHNQLKWTHNIWMGVSVESEKVVDRIDFLRKTNARVKFLSCEPLIAPLPNMNLKNIDWVIVGGESGQSPRPMNADWVLDIQEQCAIADVAFFFKQWGGRNKKANGRLLNGRTYDEMPETELQLSV, from the coding sequence ATGGCACAAACTAGCATCGAATGGACTGAACTTACCTGGAACCCGACAACAGGTTGCACCAAAATATCTGCCGGATGCAAATTCTGCTATGCAGAAGTAATGTCAAAACGACTTCAGGCAATGGGAGTTCAAAAATACAAAGACGCTTTCGAGGTTCGCACACATCCAGAGAATTTGAACATTCCTTATACCTGGAAAAAGGCTAAAATCGTTTTCGTGAATTCGATGAGTGATCTGTTTCACGAAGACATTCCACTTACATTTATCAGGAAAGTATTCGATGTAATGAATGACAATCCGCAACATGTTTTTCAAGTGCTGACAAAAAGAGCGGAACGTCTTTTTACCGTTCACAATCAGTTAAAATGGACACACAATATCTGGATGGGCGTTTCTGTTGAAAGCGAAAAAGTAGTTGACCGTATTGACTTTCTTCGTAAGACAAATGCCAGAGTAAAATTTCTATCCTGCGAACCGTTGATTGCTCCATTACCAAACATGAATTTGAAGAATATTGATTGGGTAATTGTAGGCGGTGAAAGCGGACAAAGTCCCAGACCAATGAATGCCGACTGGGTTTTAGATATACAAGAACAATGTGCAATTGCTGATGTCGCATTCTTTTTCAAACAATGGGGGGGCAGAAATAAAAAAGCGAATGGTAGATTGCTGAACGGCAGAACTTATGACGAGATGCCAGAAACTGAACTTCAATTAAGTGTATAA